From the Anopheles merus strain MAF chromosome 2L, AmerM5.1, whole genome shotgun sequence genome, the window AATTGATGTGCCAACGTGAACCATTCAATTGTTGGATTTATTTACAACACGACGAGTCTAAGCACCCACAGTCGAATAGAATGTGCACAAAACTGTTGCAAAACTGCTGCAAACCGTACCAGCGCGAAACCAGTTCGGTAGGATCGTTATTAATGGCACAGTAACACCTGTACTGGCCAGTGCTTAGCAGAGACGTacctcaaaacacacacatttgaaAACAAACCCACAATACTCACGGAGAAAATCAGATGCATAAACACGTGGAAAGCGACGAACGCGACAAGGATAAAGTCCATCCACTCGGGTAGTTCCGCCTTCTGCAGCTGTACGGCAAAGAAGATGGCAACGATCGCGATCACGTGCGCCAAATTTCCACCCAGCCAGTGCAGCCAGTTGAAGATGGGCCGCTTGCTCGAGCCCGGATGTGGCCGGAAGAATGCACCGATGGGTTGCAGGAAGCACAGTACAGTCGTGACGATGCCGAGAATGGCGTGAGGGTTGCGAACCTGCGACCAGCCTCCGATTTCAACAAAAATTACCACAATACCAGCGACTGTGAGTGCCCACGTGACAATCATCAGGAATCGATGCCACTGCAAAACGGAACGGAAGGTTATCAATCTCTGATCATTCCACAAATCCGTGTCTGTACTGCAGCTTACCGCAAACCACTGATCTTTGCCGCACATCTGACTGCCAACCCAGGTCTGGCGGAAGTAGCGGGCAAGAAGAATGCCGAGCGAAGCCGTTCCTATCCAGGCGGTGATCATGAAGGCACCGTGCaggcggagcagcagcttcgaAGATCCCTGCACCGGGCCAACCTCCGCCAGTGACTGCGGGCTGCCCGACACGTGACGGCCGATGTCGTGATAGTTGACGTTCGTTGCTACAGCACAAAAGAAGGAGATATGGATTAGTGTTTTATCAGAAGCATCGATCAAGCAACAGTAGCTGCACTTACATTCCACCGATGATCCGGCAGCAAGCAGCAGATGGAACTTATCGTTCAGCAGATCAAACTTCTGGCCCTTGACCGTGCTGACAGCGTCGCGTTCCACTTTGCAGTAAATCACACCATCATTGTACGACTTCTCCAGCACTTGGAAGATGTTTTGTGGCTGTAATGCGTAACAAAATGACATTAATGGGTATTCAATATTCAACAGCAATCAAGATTCGTGTTAATACTTACCACTCCCAAGCGTGTGGATCCATACGGACCAACCGTGGTCCACGAGGCGTAAGCGCTTACCGTACCCTGTTCCGGAACACACTCAATCACGGAGTCTTCACCCATCTTGGCGTCATTGGACAGTCCGAAGGCAACGTAAGCAGGACGATCTGAAAGGCAGAACGTTACACACATTAGCTCGTTCCATTGAACTTCTATCCCGCTCACGCTACTCACTGTATCCTGCCTTCATTTCAAAGACGTAACGCGCTCCCAGCACCGCGATCGTGACCACCGCCCGGCAGTTCTTGCTATCgacgcatccctccggaaatCCGAAGCATCCCTTACTCTGTCCACATTCCTCGTAGATCGGGTCGGCCGCTACCGGCGCTTCTGTTTGTGCCGGCCGGTAAGGTGGCACAGTTGTCGTCGTGGTCGGGCGCTTGGTCGGTGCCGTACCGGGCGCCACCGTCGTCGAGCTAGCGACCACGCGCACCCGCTCCGACGGAATGCCAACCCAGAACTTGTCGTAGTCCTGCGCGATCGTAGCGTTGAAGATCACATCGCCGACAAAATTGTCCGGAGCGGTCCACTCAAGCGTTAGCTCCTGCTTCGGactggtgttggtgtgtgtggcCGTATCTCCTCCGGCCTCACAGTCGATCAGCTTGATCGCGCTCGCATCCGAGTCGACAAACCGGCCGACAATGTTGTTCGGCGGGTCGGCAGCACGGGCCTGTATCATGTAGCCCTTGAACACAATGTTGGCGGGGAAGGATTCGATATCGATCTTGAGCATCTGCCCGCTACCGACCACCGACGTTTGGGGCGTGATCAGGAACGGCGTCTTGGTGGTGAGCGGTGGGATGCCTCCACCGTGGAACGGCAGCATATTGTCGCAGACCGACGTTGGCGCACCGTTCGGCAGTCCGTACGATGGGACTAGTGTGCTCAGCACGAGTGCCAAGCAAAGTAGAGGTAGCATGGTGAAGGAAATTCCTTATCCTAGGTGgggtggaagaaaaataacgcaCATTGAAGCAGCTCATTAGAATGGCAAAAGACAAGTGACAAGCATTTATGAGACTCTCACACTACTACAAAATGGCACAGCAAATCGTAAGCtttgaacaaataaaacaagatgAATCCTATAAATCGAATCATTATTGACACATTTATCATGGCTTAATTCGTAAGTGATTCCAATGCGAACCACTCCCATCGTTTTACTAGCGCTTCAGCAAAcaccttttctctctttctctgtacCTATGCCTCCATTTCCCTCTATCTAGAAAGCTCGAAAGCTCTCAATTCCCTCAAGACTTGAGCCGTCCAGCCGATTTGTGCTGATATACTGTCTGGCCaagcaaccaacaacaaaaatatccTTACCTCTCTTAACGCTGTACTTACGCACGCAGGCATATTAGTGTGCTTGGGGGTtaaagtaacaaaaagaaaatgttcATCTGCACGGTTTAGACAAAAAAAGACTAGCACAGCATGAAGCTGCTACCGTATCTTGCCAAGCCCATCAAATTGATCCCATAAATCAAAGCAATCCggtgaaacaaacaaacaaagctacaaacacacacacacacacacacacacacacacacacacacacacacacacacacacaacacacacacacacacacacacacacacacacacacacacacacacacacaccacacacacacacacacacacacacacacacacacaccacacacacacacacacacacacacacacactggcgcAACCAACAGCGTGTAGGAAAGTGCgagaacaaaacaatcaacactTATGggatgagctttttttttttttttttttgaaggtGGCAGGGTTTGGCGAGAGCAGcaaaacagttttttgttgctgtactGAGTTTGCTTCTATGTTTTTCTACCGTCCTTTTGCACTCGAGCGGACAATTTggcgcagtttttttttctcacaatTTTTTCCATGTTTCCATGCATCTGTACCGGTTGTTTTTCTCGAGTCTTTATTCGTTTtctttgaagaaaaaaatattttccgcTATGTACTATACATTTTGCTACCATCCTTCGCAGGACGTCTCAATAATGCCAGAATTTGTGCAAGGGCCAGGTCGTGATATCGAAAGCACTACATCATGCCCTACTTGGGAGCGTAATTTAATGGTCAGGTACACCCGGTACCCCGCCACAACAGGAGCTTTCCCTCGACAAAGaacaccaacacacaggcacacactcactcacactcgCAATAAAGCATAACAAAGCGGCTCCTTCAAGGAGCCTTCGCACAGGTTCGGACCAAAACGGTAGCCAGGGACTGCCAAAAGCTTCGGGACGAATGCTTTCTTTGCTTCGATCATACTATACCTGCTTCTCGTTTCCTTATTCAACACAACCAACAATGAATTTTCCAGCCCAGTGCGGTACGAACTAAGCCAAGCGTTTGTCGGACACTCTTGGTTGAAAATCTATCCGCTACCACTCACCGTCCCACCGTCATCACCACGGTAAAAGGTGAGCCATGCAGAATGAAAACGATCAAAACACTTCTCCTTTCGATATGGAGTAGACTGGGAGCGGGAAAAATGTGTGTTGCTATAATAAAgggcaaaagaaaacaccCCACACTCAACCCCGGTATGCTTGACCGGAAGTGGTAATTGAGGGCAAGGATTTTGGAATAAATCTCCCATTGGGCTCAGTTTGTTGTGTGGTTGAGCTTTTTTTataacttgttttttttttttgctttacccTCGCAGAATATTTTCTGCAcactttttctcttttgtgGCTTACGCATTCAACCTGACGATCGATAAGTCATATCGATGAGATAGAGGAAGTTGactgtattaaaaattaaagttCTGTCAATTTATGGGTTTTCGCCGTATTACTCAATCgattttatttctattataTTTGATCACTACAGAAACATGGTTCCACCTATCGTTGCATGTCGCACCAACCGACTAGGCTGATGATATCTATGGAACAAATAGACCAGTCGCTTTTGTTAAGGAAAAGAGTACTGGTCGTGTGGAGTTTCCCAGTACAAACCCGAGTGCAGCCGGGTTTCCCGCAAACAGGTTGAAAATGGAGGAATACATGAAAAAGCTCATCAACTTAGCCCAGCTGCAGCGCAAGACATTGACCTCCCTCAGGTAGGTGGTTGCTGTGCGCTCGGTGCACTCTTTCAATCAATGTGTAACGCTGACCCCGAGCTAGAGGGTTTCATTCTCCTACTGCcaccgcatacacacacaacacgtgCAGAATGGTAGCGGGTGGGTGGCTTAGAAGCGTAGGGGAGGAGATGTTTTCTTCAGCAATCCACTCGGACCATGCAATTACCGGACTGCAGGCTGCGTTTGCACTCTCGCCCATGCATGCAAGCTGGCGTGTGCATCTCGCATGTTGCCTATTGACGAAACATGGGCTCGGACCGATGTGTGGACAGTGCCGTGTCATGTCGAACGTCGGTCGTTGACCTTTTCGGTTGGTTCGACGCGATAAAAAGCAACGAGATTATTTATTGACCATCATGGTTTTACTTACTGTATATGCAGCAGATGGGCATTTGACAAGTAAATGTCatgaaaaaatgcaaaagtgTCTATGCCATCAGCTTAATATAGCTTTTTATGAGATATCTACATAGATGGGTACCAATTTGCCGGTCTTCTTGAGGCAGTTTAAAACGATTTTTCATCCCTAAGAGCAATAGAAGTataattttcgttttttattaatgtttaatgcGAATTTATAGGAAATATTTCTCCAAAATATGAGCAAgttcattaaaaataattctgaAACAtctacagggtttcccacgatttattggtagATCGGATAGaattttggttcgttcccacaatttattggtatcgtccgattggatatcaaaataattaaactaaAAAATTCTGAAAACATTGATCGGTCATCGTGGGAACACACCACAAAAATATGGGAAGCAACCAAACAATTATGAGAATGTTAtatgtttttaataattaaacaatttaatgttttcataTTTCACAATGTTTACAATTAATATTATCAAGcaaatggtttatttacaattattattatattccTTTTTGTTGTCATATTTTCTATAGAAACTCGGCAGCTAGATTGGCAGTAAGATTGGCAGTATCCAAAAAAGTTCCAACGCGTGAAAGTAATACATGTGACTCAATATATTGAATAACTAAAGTTTCAAAAGTTTTCCTGGTTTTGGAAAGAAGCACTACGTACAAAAACGGGTGATTTTTGACTCTTTGTTTAGTATCTACGGAAAACGAATCTGATTAATGTATAAACCATTCTTCAATTTGTGTCACATAATCACATTCCAGTGGTGCATTTTAAAACTCTGTTTTATATTGCCCCAATTGcacatcgtcatcatcatcagaatTATGAAACCATATGCCCCTTTTCACGACCTGTTTCACGTACGGAAACATCAGCCAAAGGTAACACTGCTCAGAATAGTTCATGAAACAGTTTATCGCAAAACGGTGAACTGAATCGACAGCGGTAAAATGGCTCACTAAAACCATGTCAGGCTTATGCTTGCATTCCCAGACAAACCGGGGAGGCCGAAGAAGTGCTCTTCCACAACTCGTTACGGTACGGTTTCGTTAAAGTCCCACTGCCAGGCAGTGCAGACCAGGAAACGTAATACTAGACCTACATTCATTGAAGCATTTGCTAAAATTTACTCACGTATAGAACACTGATTCCAATCATTCCACTTAAACGCATTCCACGCATCTGTGGCCTCACAAATCTGCTCACAAATCGTGCTCAAGCACCATTTAGATGGTGGTTTGTTTGCCCCTTCCTACTCCACCGGTTTCCGCTGCGCCCAATAATCCACACCGGAACACGTGTCACGTTCGTGCCCGGTTTCCTGGCCCGGAAGCAACGGCGCGTTCGGAAAAGTTTGGCTACTAGTGATACCATGTCGTATGCATAAATTCATATTCTATCGCTCGTGTTGCTGTTGCACGAGCTTTTGATTGTGTTTGGTGTGTTTATGCAATGAAAGGATCAAATTAAGGCTAGGA encodes:
- the LOC121592456 gene encoding putative ferric-chelate reductase 1 homolog isoform X1 gives rise to the protein MLPLLCLALVLSTLVPSYGLPNGAPTSVCDNMLPFHGGGIPPLTTKTPFLITPQTSVVGSGQMLKIDIESFPANIVFKGYMIQARAADPPNNIVGRFVDSDASAIKLIDCEAGGDTATHTNTSPKQELTLEWTAPDNFVGDVIFNATIAQDYDKFWVGIPSERVRVVASSTTVAPGTAPTKRPTTTTTVPPYRPAQTEAPVAADPIYEECGQSKGCFGFPEGCVDSKNCRAVVTIAVLGARYVFEMKAGYNRPAYVAFGLSNDAKMGEDSVIECVPEQGTVSAYASWTTVGPYGSTRLGVPQNIFQVLEKSYNDGVIYCKVERDAVSTVKGQKFDLLNDKFHLLLAAGSSVESTNVNYHDIGRHVSGSPQSLAEVGPVQGSSKLLLRLHGAFMITAWIGTASLGILLARYFRQTWVGSQMCGKDQWFAWHRFLMIVTWALTVAGIVVIFVEIGGWSQVRNPHAILGIVTTVLCFLQPIGAFFRPHPGSSKRPIFNWLHWLGGNLAHVIAIVAIFFAVQLQKAELPEWMDFILVAFVAFHVFMHLIFSIFSWIQIGGCVSERRSGQRVTSFPMADMTPSRNSMSSSERKQDAAFSGFRKSMLFLYILIVLGLVIAMVVIVVLAPIEAAYNSIKDQIMN
- the LOC121592456 gene encoding putative ferric-chelate reductase 1 homolog isoform X2 produces the protein MLPLLCLALVLSTLVPSYGLPNGAPTSVCDNMLPFHGGGIPPLTTKTPFLITPQTSVVGSGQMLKIDIESFPANIVFKGYMIQARAADPPNNIVGRFVDSDASAIKLIDCEAGGDTATHTNTSPKQELTLEWTAPDNFVGDVIFNATIAQDYDKFWVGIPSERVRVVASSTTVAPGTAPTKRPTTTTTVPPYRPAQTEAPVAADPIYEECGQSKGCFGFPEGCVDSKNCRAVVTIAVLGARYVFEMKAGYNRPAYVAFGLSNDAKMGEDSVIECVPEQGTVSAYASWTTVGPYGSTRLGVPQNIFQVLEKSYNDGVIYCKVERDAVSTVKGQKFDLLNDKFHLLLAAGSSVESTNVNYHDIGRHVSGSPQSLAEVGPVQGSSKLLLRLHGAFMITAWIGTASLGILLARYFRQTWVGSQMCGKDQWFAWHRFLMIVTWALTVAGIVVIFVEIGGWSQVRNPHAILGIVTTVLCFLQPIGAFFRPHPGSSKRPIFNWLHWLGGNLAHVIAIVAIFFAVQLQKAELPEWMDFILVAFVAFHVFMHLIFSIGGCVSERRSGQRVTSFPMADMTPSRNSMSSSERKQDAAFSGFRKSMLFLYILIVLGLVIAMVVIVVLAPIEAAYNSIKDQIMN